From Anas acuta chromosome 20, bAnaAcu1.1, whole genome shotgun sequence, a single genomic window includes:
- the PKN3 gene encoding serine/threonine-protein kinase N3 isoform X1, producing the protein MAAGTPQGSCLLQLGNGVNLMDPSFQQKLEGEKELLRRAIQKELKIKEGAENLRKATTDRKNLVHIEHVLKSSNRKLEQLHWELQELNARIVITDKEENKTDGSLSPDPCLWERNPNPMARKVEALKKQLHVEMKVKQGAENMIQMYSSATSKERKLLATAQQMLQDSKTKIEIIRMQIVKVSQSAGGMEDAVDPAVRLGTTISAVELRIEELRHHLRIEAAVAEGAKNVLKILGGSRVQDRKFLAEAQGRLQESSQKIDLLRLSLEHQLSELSPDHPKRALIKQELVNTSSLGAQHGIIQPTSVIKPTALTGTLEVRLMGCQDLLENVPGRSRMAGSSPVPGSPSDLKSLSRTRVGLGIPGRSVAGKYLRNEDLCNEVLAVLKVDNKVVGQTNWGPVNNQAWDQSFVIELDRSRELEIAIYWRDWRELCAVKFLRLDDFLDNERHGMCLLLEPQGMLFAEVMFCNPVIERKPKLQRQKRIFPKQKGKEFLRAPQMNMNVAAWGRLMMSFLPPCSSMSTLSPPLHDPIHTDFSPVPTQNHTDSITKLSSDFPVAKLTYDDEAPPKPPRLFLMANSKESTPSPADSPCLKRLHVEKSCSSALTEFPIQASPRKKAVQLEDFRCIAMLGRGHFGKVLLAQYKATGKLYAIKALKKKDIIRRDEIDSLNCEKRIFEVVNSSDHPFLVNMFACFQTPHHACFVMEYTPGGDLMMRIHEDVFPEHMARFYTACVVLGLQFLHEKKIVYRDLKLDNLLLDAEGFVKIADFGLCKEGIGFGDRTNTFCGTPEFLAPEVLTDISYTRAVDWWGLGVLIYEMLVGESPFPGDDEEEVFDSIVNDEVRYPRFLSSEALSIIRKLLRKCPERRLGAGERDAEEIKIQAFFKEIDWAALYARTLKPPFVPTLRDPTDISNFDEEFTSQKPIVTPPEEVAFLTNKEQAVFKDFDFVSKHLLDV; encoded by the exons ATGGCGGCGGGGACCCCGCAG GGCAGCTGCCTCTTGCAGCTAGGCAATGGTGTAAACTTAATGGATCCAAGCTTCCAGCAAAAACTGGAGGGTGAGAAGGAACTACTTCGCCGTGCTATACAAAAAGAACTGAAGATTAAAGAAGGAGCAGAGAACCTGCGTAAAGCGACAACAGACAGAAAGAATCTTGTTCATATAGAGCATGTGCTGAAATCTTCTAACCGGAAATTAGAGCAACTTCATTGGGAACTTCAGGAGCTTAATGCAAGGATTGTCATAACAGACAAAGAGGAGAATAAGACAG ATGGGTCTTTATCTCCAGACCCTTGTCTCTgggaaagaaacccaaacccCATGGCAAGGAAGGTTGAAGCTCTGAAAAAGCAGCTACATGTTGAAATGAAAGTCAAGCAAGGAGCTGAGAATATGATCCAAATGTATTCAAGCGCAACATCCAAG GAGCGTAAACTGCTGGCTACAGCTCAGCAGATGCTTCAAGACAGTAAGACAAAGATCGAAATAATCCGCATGCAAATTGTGAAGGTATCTCAGTCCGCAGGAGGGATGGAAGATGCAGTGGATCCAGCAG TGAGGCTGGGGACCACCATCAGTGCTGTGGAGCTGCGCATTGAGGAGCTGAGACATCATCTGCGCATTGAAGCTGCTGTAGCTGAGGGGGCAAAAAATGTGCTGAAGATCCTAGGAGGGAGTCGGGTACAGGATCGCAAGTTTTTAGCTGAG GCTCAGGGTCGTTTGCAAGAATCCTCTCAGAAGATTGATCTGCTGCGCTTGTCCTTGGAACATCAGCTTAGTGAACTTTCTCCTGATCACCCAAAACGAGCACTGATCAAGCAGGAACTGGTAAATACTTCTTCCCTGGGAGCTCAGCATGGTATTATCCAACCTACTTCAGTCATCAAACCTACAGCCCTTACAG GAACACTGGAAGTGAGACTGATGGGGTGTCAAGATCTATTGGAAAATGTTCCAGGACGTTCCCGAATGGCTGGTTCTTCTCCTGTCCCTGGCAGTCCAAGTGATTTGAAGTCCCTTTCCCGAACAAGAGTTGGCCTGGGTATCCCTGGCCGTAGTGTTGCAGGAAAGTACCTGCGGAATGAAGATCTATGTA ATGAAGTCCTTGCTGTGCTCAAAGTGGACAATAAAGTGGTTGGCCAAACAAACTGGGGACCAGTTAATAACCAGGCGTGGGACCAGAGCTTTGTCATTGAGTTGGATCGG TCTCGTGAGCTAGAAATTGCAATCTATTGGAGAGACTGGAGAGAGCTGTGTGCAGTGAAGTTTTTACGTTTGGATGATTTCCTTGATAACGAACGCCATGGGATGTGCCTCTTGCTTGAACCCCAAGGAATGCTTTTTGCAGAG GTGATGTTTTGTAATCCTGTCATTGAGAGAAAGCCAAAACTGCAACGTCAGAAACGTATTTTCCCCAAACAGAAAG GGAAAGAATTTCTCCGAGCTCCTCAAATGAACATGAATGTTGCTGCGTGGGGTCGCCTGATGATGAGCTTCCTCCCTCCGTGTAGTTCAATGAGCACTCTGAGTCCCCCACTTCATGATCCCATTCATACAGACTTCTCTCCAGTTCCCACACAAAATCACACTGACTCAATAACCAAGCTGAGTAG TGACTTTCCTGTGGCTAAGCTTACCTATGATGATGAAGCACCACCCAAGCCTCCACGCCTTTTTCTCATGGCCAACTCCAAAGAATCAACACCATCTCCTGCAGATTCTCCG TGTCTGAAAAGGCTGCATGTTGAGAAGTCTTGCAGCTCTGCTTTAACAGAATTTCCAATCCAGGCATCTCCAAG AAAAAAGGCAGTTCAGCTTGAGGATTTTCGCTGCATCGCCATGCTGGGACGTGGACACTTTGGGAAG GTACTCTTGGCCCAATACAAGGCAACCGGGAAGCTGTATGCTATCAAAGccttgaagaaaaaagatattatTAGGAGAGATGAAATTGATAG CTTGAACTGTGAGAAGAGAATATTTGAGGTGGTCAATTCTTCTGATCATCCATTCCTTGTGAACATGTTTGCATGTTTCCAGACACCTCATCATGCTTGTTTTGTGATGGAATATACTCCAGGTGGTGATCTTATGATGCGCATACATGAAGATGTTTTTCCAGAGCATATGGCACG GTTTTATACAGCGTGTGTAGTCCTGGGGCTCCAATTCCTGCATGAGAAGAAAATTGTTTATAG GGACCTGAAATTGGATAATCTGCTTTTAGATGCTGAAGGATTTGTGAAGATTGCAGATTTTGGATTGTGTAAGGAAG GAATAGGTTTTGGAGACCGCACAAACACCTTCTGTGGTACTCCTGAATTTCTGGCTCCAGAAGTCCTGACGGACATCTCATACACTCGGGCAGTAGACTGGTGGGGATTGGGTGTTCTCATTTATGAAATGCTTGTTGGTGAG TCACCATTTCCTGGAGATGATGAAGAAGAAGTCTTTGATAGTATTGTAAATGATGAAGTCCGCTATCCACGATTCCTTTCATCTGAAGCACTTTCTATAATCCGTAAG CTTCTTCGGAAATGTCCAGAACGTAGACTGGGAGCAGGGGAAAGAGATGCAGAAGAGATTAAAATTCAGGCCTTTTTTAAG GAAATTGATTGGGCAGCGTTGTACGCCAGGACTCTGAAGCCCCCTTTTGTGCCCACTTTAAGAGATCCGACTGACATTAGCAACTTTGATGAAGAGTTTACATCGCAAAAGCCAATTGTGACTCCTCCGGAAGAGGTTGCTTTCCTAACCAATAAGGAGCAGGCTGTCTTCAAGGACTTTGACTTTGTCTCCAAACACCTTTTAGATGTTTGA
- the PKN3 gene encoding serine/threonine-protein kinase N3 isoform X2: MDPSFQQKLEGEKELLRRAIQKELKIKEGAENLRKATTDRKNLVHIEHVLKSSNRKLEQLHWELQELNARIVITDKEENKTDGSLSPDPCLWERNPNPMARKVEALKKQLHVEMKVKQGAENMIQMYSSATSKERKLLATAQQMLQDSKTKIEIIRMQIVKVSQSAGGMEDAVDPAVRLGTTISAVELRIEELRHHLRIEAAVAEGAKNVLKILGGSRVQDRKFLAEAQGRLQESSQKIDLLRLSLEHQLSELSPDHPKRALIKQELVNTSSLGAQHGIIQPTSVIKPTALTGTLEVRLMGCQDLLENVPGRSRMAGSSPVPGSPSDLKSLSRTRVGLGIPGRSVAGKYLRNEDLCNEVLAVLKVDNKVVGQTNWGPVNNQAWDQSFVIELDRSRELEIAIYWRDWRELCAVKFLRLDDFLDNERHGMCLLLEPQGMLFAEVMFCNPVIERKPKLQRQKRIFPKQKGKEFLRAPQMNMNVAAWGRLMMSFLPPCSSMSTLSPPLHDPIHTDFSPVPTQNHTDSITKLSSDFPVAKLTYDDEAPPKPPRLFLMANSKESTPSPADSPCLKRLHVEKSCSSALTEFPIQASPRKKAVQLEDFRCIAMLGRGHFGKVLLAQYKATGKLYAIKALKKKDIIRRDEIDSLNCEKRIFEVVNSSDHPFLVNMFACFQTPHHACFVMEYTPGGDLMMRIHEDVFPEHMARFYTACVVLGLQFLHEKKIVYRDLKLDNLLLDAEGFVKIADFGLCKEGIGFGDRTNTFCGTPEFLAPEVLTDISYTRAVDWWGLGVLIYEMLVGESPFPGDDEEEVFDSIVNDEVRYPRFLSSEALSIIRKLLRKCPERRLGAGERDAEEIKIQAFFKEIDWAALYARTLKPPFVPTLRDPTDISNFDEEFTSQKPIVTPPEEVAFLTNKEQAVFKDFDFVSKHLLDV, encoded by the exons ATGGATCCAAGCTTCCAGCAAAAACTGGAGGGTGAGAAGGAACTACTTCGCCGTGCTATACAAAAAGAACTGAAGATTAAAGAAGGAGCAGAGAACCTGCGTAAAGCGACAACAGACAGAAAGAATCTTGTTCATATAGAGCATGTGCTGAAATCTTCTAACCGGAAATTAGAGCAACTTCATTGGGAACTTCAGGAGCTTAATGCAAGGATTGTCATAACAGACAAAGAGGAGAATAAGACAG ATGGGTCTTTATCTCCAGACCCTTGTCTCTgggaaagaaacccaaacccCATGGCAAGGAAGGTTGAAGCTCTGAAAAAGCAGCTACATGTTGAAATGAAAGTCAAGCAAGGAGCTGAGAATATGATCCAAATGTATTCAAGCGCAACATCCAAG GAGCGTAAACTGCTGGCTACAGCTCAGCAGATGCTTCAAGACAGTAAGACAAAGATCGAAATAATCCGCATGCAAATTGTGAAGGTATCTCAGTCCGCAGGAGGGATGGAAGATGCAGTGGATCCAGCAG TGAGGCTGGGGACCACCATCAGTGCTGTGGAGCTGCGCATTGAGGAGCTGAGACATCATCTGCGCATTGAAGCTGCTGTAGCTGAGGGGGCAAAAAATGTGCTGAAGATCCTAGGAGGGAGTCGGGTACAGGATCGCAAGTTTTTAGCTGAG GCTCAGGGTCGTTTGCAAGAATCCTCTCAGAAGATTGATCTGCTGCGCTTGTCCTTGGAACATCAGCTTAGTGAACTTTCTCCTGATCACCCAAAACGAGCACTGATCAAGCAGGAACTGGTAAATACTTCTTCCCTGGGAGCTCAGCATGGTATTATCCAACCTACTTCAGTCATCAAACCTACAGCCCTTACAG GAACACTGGAAGTGAGACTGATGGGGTGTCAAGATCTATTGGAAAATGTTCCAGGACGTTCCCGAATGGCTGGTTCTTCTCCTGTCCCTGGCAGTCCAAGTGATTTGAAGTCCCTTTCCCGAACAAGAGTTGGCCTGGGTATCCCTGGCCGTAGTGTTGCAGGAAAGTACCTGCGGAATGAAGATCTATGTA ATGAAGTCCTTGCTGTGCTCAAAGTGGACAATAAAGTGGTTGGCCAAACAAACTGGGGACCAGTTAATAACCAGGCGTGGGACCAGAGCTTTGTCATTGAGTTGGATCGG TCTCGTGAGCTAGAAATTGCAATCTATTGGAGAGACTGGAGAGAGCTGTGTGCAGTGAAGTTTTTACGTTTGGATGATTTCCTTGATAACGAACGCCATGGGATGTGCCTCTTGCTTGAACCCCAAGGAATGCTTTTTGCAGAG GTGATGTTTTGTAATCCTGTCATTGAGAGAAAGCCAAAACTGCAACGTCAGAAACGTATTTTCCCCAAACAGAAAG GGAAAGAATTTCTCCGAGCTCCTCAAATGAACATGAATGTTGCTGCGTGGGGTCGCCTGATGATGAGCTTCCTCCCTCCGTGTAGTTCAATGAGCACTCTGAGTCCCCCACTTCATGATCCCATTCATACAGACTTCTCTCCAGTTCCCACACAAAATCACACTGACTCAATAACCAAGCTGAGTAG TGACTTTCCTGTGGCTAAGCTTACCTATGATGATGAAGCACCACCCAAGCCTCCACGCCTTTTTCTCATGGCCAACTCCAAAGAATCAACACCATCTCCTGCAGATTCTCCG TGTCTGAAAAGGCTGCATGTTGAGAAGTCTTGCAGCTCTGCTTTAACAGAATTTCCAATCCAGGCATCTCCAAG AAAAAAGGCAGTTCAGCTTGAGGATTTTCGCTGCATCGCCATGCTGGGACGTGGACACTTTGGGAAG GTACTCTTGGCCCAATACAAGGCAACCGGGAAGCTGTATGCTATCAAAGccttgaagaaaaaagatattatTAGGAGAGATGAAATTGATAG CTTGAACTGTGAGAAGAGAATATTTGAGGTGGTCAATTCTTCTGATCATCCATTCCTTGTGAACATGTTTGCATGTTTCCAGACACCTCATCATGCTTGTTTTGTGATGGAATATACTCCAGGTGGTGATCTTATGATGCGCATACATGAAGATGTTTTTCCAGAGCATATGGCACG GTTTTATACAGCGTGTGTAGTCCTGGGGCTCCAATTCCTGCATGAGAAGAAAATTGTTTATAG GGACCTGAAATTGGATAATCTGCTTTTAGATGCTGAAGGATTTGTGAAGATTGCAGATTTTGGATTGTGTAAGGAAG GAATAGGTTTTGGAGACCGCACAAACACCTTCTGTGGTACTCCTGAATTTCTGGCTCCAGAAGTCCTGACGGACATCTCATACACTCGGGCAGTAGACTGGTGGGGATTGGGTGTTCTCATTTATGAAATGCTTGTTGGTGAG TCACCATTTCCTGGAGATGATGAAGAAGAAGTCTTTGATAGTATTGTAAATGATGAAGTCCGCTATCCACGATTCCTTTCATCTGAAGCACTTTCTATAATCCGTAAG CTTCTTCGGAAATGTCCAGAACGTAGACTGGGAGCAGGGGAAAGAGATGCAGAAGAGATTAAAATTCAGGCCTTTTTTAAG GAAATTGATTGGGCAGCGTTGTACGCCAGGACTCTGAAGCCCCCTTTTGTGCCCACTTTAAGAGATCCGACTGACATTAGCAACTTTGATGAAGAGTTTACATCGCAAAAGCCAATTGTGACTCCTCCGGAAGAGGTTGCTTTCCTAACCAATAAGGAGCAGGCTGTCTTCAAGGACTTTGACTTTGTCTCCAAACACCTTTTAGATGTTTGA
- the SET gene encoding protein SET, with product MSAPAAKVSKKELNSNHDGADETSEKEQQEAIEHIDEVQNEIDRLNEQASEEILKVEQKYNKLRQPFFQKRSELIAKIPNFWVTTFVNHPQVSALLGEEDEEALHYLTRVEVTEFEDIKSGYRIDFYFDENPYFENKVLSKEFHLNESGDPSSKSTEIKWKSGKDLTKRSSQTQNKASRKRQHEEPESFFTWFTDHSDAGADELGEVIKDDIWPNPLQYYLVPDMDDEEGEGEEDDDDDEEEEGLEDIDEEGDEDEGEEDEDDDEGEEGEEDEGEDD from the exons ATGTCGGCGCCGGCGGCCAAAGTCAGTAAGAAGGAGCTCAACTCCAACCACGATGGGGCCGACGAGACCTCAG aaaaagagcaACAGGAAGCAATTGAACACATTGATGAAGTACAGAATGAAATAGACAG ACTGAATGAACAAGCCAGTGAGGAAATTTTGAAAGTAGAACAGAAATACAACAAACTCCGCCAACCATTCTTCCAGAAGAGGTCAGAATTGATCGCCAAAATCCCAAATTTCTGGGTAACAACATTTGTCAACCACCCACAAG TATCTGCACTGCTGGGAGAAGAAGACGAAGAAGCACTGCATTATTTGACCAGAGTTGAGGTGACAGAATTCGAAGACATCAAATCAGGTTACAGAATAGATTTT TATTTTGATGAGAATCcatactttgaaaataaagttctCTCCAAAGAGTTTCATCTGAATGAAAGTGGAGACCCATCTTCAAAATCAACTGAGATCAAATGGAAATCTGGAAAG GATCTGACAAAACGTTCAAGCCAGACACAGAACAAAGCCAGTAGGAAGAGGCAGCATGAAGAGCCAGAAAGTTTCTTTACCTGGTTCACTGACCACTCTGATGCAGGGGCTGATGAACTAGGAGAAGTCATCAAGGATGACATCTGGCCAAATCCACTGCAGTACTACTTG GTTCCTGATATGGATGatgaagaaggggaaggagaggaggatgATGACgatgatgaagaggaagaaggattGGAGGATATTGATGAAGAAGGAGATGAAGATGAGGGGGAAGAAGACGAAGATGATGATGAGGGAGAGGAAGGCGAG GAGGATGAAGGAGAAGACGACTAA